From the genome of Gemmatimonadaceae bacterium:
CACCAGATGAACACCCCGGTCAGCGCAAAGAACCCAATGGTGGTCAGCAGCATACCGTGCCTAGTAGAACCAGGTCGCGCCCATCACCACCACCACCGCCACATGAATCGTGACAGCCAGCAGCGCGGTCAGCGCGAAGGGCATGTGGGCGATGTGCCAGAATCGGAACACGCGCTGCGTGGCCTCCAACATGCGCGACTGATCGACCAGCGCAATCTCCCGCGAGGCCAGCTTGGCGACACGCTTGATGGCCTTCCGATCAACCCCGGGACGCGATGCCCACTCGTTCGAAAGCGTCCGCACGCGATTGAAGCGACGCACGTCGTCCAGCAGCAGACGCTCGAGCACGCCCATGACCGTCGTCGCGGGTGCCCGTTCTTCCGGCGTGATGGCCCGCATAACGACATCCACCGGCTCACCCAGCGCGGCGGCAATGGCCTGCAGCAGCGAGTCCCGTTCGCCGGTCACTTCTTCGCGCGTCAACTCGACACCACTGCGCGCGCGCGGAATGCGCACGTACAGGTAGCGTCCCACCACGCCACTGGCACACACCACCAGCATGGCAATGAAGCCCAGCCCGATCACACCATCGGCACGCCAGGCCGCATGAATAGTCAGCAACAGCGGCAGGCCGAGCGCCATCGTGACGTGTACATCAAGCCAGCGACCAATCGCTCCGGTAAACGCCAGCGCGCGATACTTCTTGCGCAACGGATACAACCAGAGAAAGACGAAGATCAGGAACGCGAGAATGCCGGCGGTTTGCCCGACCGCTCCCGAGGGCTTGAGGAACGCGTGAAACGGATGGCGAGGACGGGCGGTGCTCGGCGCGAGGTAGTACGAGGCGCCGGCGAGATTCACCATCGTCAGCACCGACAGCAGCAGCGTGACGGGTACTCCATCCCAGCGACCGGCGCGCGCCGTGGCCCGCCGTTCGGCGGGGACCTTTCGTGCTGCCGTCGTCGACAGCGTGTGGCTGGGAGCCGTCATCGTCTATACCTGACCTGCCAATCGTCGTGCGCTCTCGCACCGTCCGGATCGGCGGCCGCCGATCCCGTCTGCACCCGCGTCCTCGGTACACCGAACTTATACGGTATTGCCCGCATCGTATGTAATACGAATCACGGGTTTCGTTCGGGATACTGTATTCCCATGCGGTAGTGACGGGTGGCCTCGGGGGATGGTCACGGGGCTGTGATCCGGCGCACACATCTCGCATCAAAAGGTGCGATGCCGGGCCCGGGCCGTGACGATGGCGTCCCGGGGCGACTGCGGCGCGATTCAGCGCCGACTGGACGGCGGCACCAGTCCCTTCATGCGCATGTAGGTGACGATGTTGCCATAATGCTCGCCGTCGTGCATCACGTTGAGCGCCAACGCACCAAAACGTGTGGAATTGTCGCCGAACAGCTGAATGGGCGCGCCGCCACTCGTGGCCGGAATCGCATAGGCCCTGGCACAGTAGGCGGTCGATTCCTTGAGCGCTTTCACCAGGGCGGCCTTGGTTTTCGCCGCCTTCTCCACGGCGTCTTCGGGCGGTTGCGGGTCACCCAGCACGGCGGCACAGATCAGGTTCTGCGTGCCCGCCACGTGGCCAAAGAGTTCGCCAAACGTGCGCACCGTGGCCACCGGCCGATACGCGTAGTCGGCCTCGGACAGTTCCTCGGCCGCTGTGGTGATGTAGGCGATGGTCTGCTTCCAGTTGTCGCGCATGGCGGTGACACTGGCGTTCGGATCAGCCGGTTTTGTGGTCGCTGGCTGCTGCGCGGATCCGATGACGGGAAACATCAGCGCGACACCGACTGTCAGTGCCTTCAACCGCGATTGGCCAGCGATGGTCATCAGCAATGCCTCTGGTGGGTGAATGTGTGGATACGGTCGGGCGATGACCTATCGTGCGACCGTCACGGAAAATGGCACCGACATCTGGGTTGGCCTCCACGACATCTCGATCGCGCCGCGATTGGCACCGATCGCACGCACCACAATCGTGAACTCCTCCACATGATTGGGCACAGGAGACATGGCCATCGGCACACGACCCAGATCCTGCGAGGCATCGTACTGCGTGCCCCACTGGCCCGTTTGCTTGTTGACGATCAGGAAGGTGCCCGATCTGGTATGCTGGACCCACAGCGTGTACATGCCGGGCGGGACGGTGATTTCTCCGGACGCGGGCGCCCCCAGCACCAACACGCGCGTGGTGAACAGATGCGTCGCATCGTTGGCCCCGGCGCGCCACACGGAATCGAACGGCACCAGCATCCCGCCCCACACCGTGCGCTCGCGCACCAGCGGACGACCATAGTCGATCACCACCATGCCGCCGGGCCCGAATGCGGCACGCGCATCTTCCCGCACGGACAGGACGCCGGTCGGCTTCATCGCCTTCGCAATCGCGGCGAGATCCAGACCGCCGTTGCCGCGCGTGGCCATGGCCTTGTTGGTCGTGAGCGATCCGTCCAGCGACATCAAGCGATTGTTGGCATCGAATCGCAGCGCCATCGCGTACGGGCCGCCGCGCAACCGCACGGTGTCACCACCGGTCAACGCAAAACCCGTGAAGCCCATATTGCCGGCTGCGCCGAGCGCGGGAATGGAATCCACGGCGCCGCCGGCCTTCCTGATGCCCGCCAGCAGTTCGGTCGGTCCAAACACAAACACCGGGAAATTGATCAGCGCCTGCTTGGCCGCGAACGCGCGACGCTGGGTGCTGTCGGCAAACACCACCTCGCGCACGACGGAGTCGGCACGCACGGTGAATCGCGTTTCGGTGGGCGTGTTGGG
Proteins encoded in this window:
- a CDS encoding DinB family protein, encoding MTIAGQSRLKALTVGVALMFPVIGSAQQPATTKPADPNASVTAMRDNWKQTIAYITTAAEELSEADYAYRPVATVRTFGELFGHVAGTQNLICAAVLGDPQPPEDAVEKAAKTKAALVKALKESTAYCARAYAIPATSGGAPIQLFGDNSTRFGALALNVMHDGEHYGNIVTYMRMKGLVPPSSRR
- a CDS encoding DUF2911 domain-containing protein, translating into MRLALSVLALAVSASSVAAQQASLVYRLGKDTLAIEQYTRTPTSLTGEMVQRSGAAVVRVQYSLMLGKDGRPTGASIKRLQADGSLAPNTPTETRFTVRADSVVREVVFADSTQRRAFAAKQALINFPVFVFGPTELLAGIRKAGGAVDSIPALGAAGNMGFTGFALTGGDTVRLRGGPYAMALRFDANNRLMSLDGSLTTNKAMATRGNGGLDLAAIAKAMKPTGVLSVREDARAAFGPGGMVVIDYGRPLVRERTVWGGMLVPFDSVWRAGANDATHLFTTRVLVLGAPASGEITVPPGMYTLWVQHTRSGTFLIVNKQTGQWGTQYDASQDLGRVPMAMSPVPNHVEEFTIVVRAIGANRGAIEMSWRPTQMSVPFSVTVAR